From a single Sporosarcina oncorhynchi genomic region:
- a CDS encoding GMC family oxidoreductase, with protein MVTKLEKVDVVVVGTGWAGGVIAAELSKAGYKVVALERGKNQTRDDYIGVKDELRYTNRYEMMQNLSSETITSRNNLDEVALPVRTRKEMMAGNDLGGGSVHWAGASYRWTPYDYEIRSKTIERYGEAKIPEGMTIQDWGITYDEMEKYYDRWEKTAGISGEPDPLGPNRSSDYPNPPMKESPPIKLFKEATKKLGYHPYQVAAGNLSQSYTNPDGEAMNACMYCSYCTQYGCDFGAKSDPLVTVLPTAMKTGNFEARVGANVRRVLYENGKATGVLYVNTLTGEEYEQPADVVVLAAFTFTNNRLLLLSGIGEPYDPKTRKGVIGRNYNGQFNITFLGARGFFNEKKFNYYAGAGALGGVIGDFAADNFDHTNVDFINGGGIEMRQYGSGAIATNKVPSGTPGWGAEFKKNSIHYTNRSLVVWYTSANMSWWHNYLSLDPTYKDDNGDPLLRATLKYTDQDRNIAKFGIGKCREIMEAMGADIVDEDEVPEEFDHIYDGGHYAGGVIMGADPKTSAVNNYLQMWDAENIFVVGASAFPQFAGHHPTETVGALAYRAAEGIEKYLKNGGLLVTRKEVGSHV; from the coding sequence ATGGTCACTAAATTAGAAAAAGTGGATGTCGTAGTCGTCGGAACAGGATGGGCGGGTGGCGTTATAGCAGCCGAACTTTCAAAGGCAGGTTATAAAGTAGTTGCATTGGAACGTGGTAAGAACCAAACGAGAGATGATTACATAGGGGTGAAAGATGAGCTACGTTATACAAACCGCTATGAAATGATGCAAAACCTTTCTTCTGAAACAATCACTTCCCGTAATAATTTAGATGAAGTGGCGCTCCCGGTCCGTACGCGGAAAGAAATGATGGCAGGAAATGATCTCGGCGGTGGAAGTGTTCACTGGGCGGGTGCATCCTACCGCTGGACTCCGTATGATTATGAAATTCGAAGTAAAACAATTGAGCGTTATGGGGAAGCCAAAATTCCTGAGGGGATGACGATTCAGGACTGGGGTATCACTTATGATGAAATGGAAAAATACTATGATCGATGGGAGAAAACTGCTGGTATTTCAGGTGAACCGGATCCGCTTGGACCGAATCGTTCCAGTGATTATCCAAATCCCCCAATGAAAGAATCACCGCCAATAAAATTATTTAAAGAAGCGACTAAGAAACTAGGCTATCACCCTTATCAAGTAGCAGCGGGCAATTTATCACAGTCGTATACAAACCCTGACGGTGAAGCGATGAATGCATGTATGTATTGTTCGTACTGTACACAATACGGGTGTGACTTCGGAGCTAAATCGGATCCGCTTGTTACGGTGCTTCCAACAGCGATGAAGACTGGGAATTTTGAAGCAAGGGTTGGAGCAAATGTCCGCCGTGTCCTATATGAAAATGGCAAAGCGACAGGAGTCCTTTATGTGAATACATTGACGGGTGAAGAATATGAACAACCCGCGGATGTAGTTGTATTGGCGGCCTTTACTTTCACGAACAACCGCCTTCTCTTATTATCCGGTATCGGAGAGCCGTATGATCCGAAGACGAGAAAAGGTGTTATCGGTCGGAATTACAATGGGCAATTCAACATTACATTCCTTGGCGCGCGTGGCTTCTTCAATGAGAAAAAATTCAACTACTATGCAGGTGCAGGTGCATTAGGTGGAGTAATCGGGGATTTTGCGGCTGATAACTTTGATCATACGAATGTAGACTTCATTAACGGCGGCGGAATTGAAATGAGGCAATATGGGTCGGGGGCGATTGCGACTAACAAAGTGCCAAGTGGGACTCCGGGGTGGGGCGCAGAGTTTAAGAAGAACTCGATTCATTACACTAACAGATCGTTAGTCGTTTGGTACACGTCTGCTAATATGTCTTGGTGGCATAACTACCTTAGCCTTGACCCAACATATAAGGATGATAATGGTGATCCACTTTTGCGTGCAACGCTCAAATACACTGATCAAGACCGAAACATTGCTAAATTTGGTATCGGAAAATGCCGTGAAATAATGGAGGCAATGGGCGCGGATATTGTCGATGAGGATGAAGTGCCAGAAGAGTTCGACCACATCTATGATGGTGGACATTACGCAGGTGGCGTTATCATGGGGGCAGATCCTAAAACTTCTGCAGTGAATAACTACTTACAGATGTGGGATGCAGAAAACATTTTTGTTGTGGGGGCTTCCGCTTTCCCGCAATTCGCAGGACATCATCCGACAGAAACTGTTGGCGCATTGGCTTATCGAGCCGCGGAAGGCATTGAAAAGTATTTGAAGAATGGCGGTCTATTGGTCACACGCAAAGAAGTTGGCAGTCATGTGTGA
- a CDS encoding DUF4162 domain-containing protein, with the protein MTDQLLFLRKGELVENGSLSSIKDKYANPRILIEFESTTEAARFLSLSTWTLASKGTFVSIDPVQQNISMSEVLAVLHGDSFRIRKVEWQTASLEEIFMKVVMSS; encoded by the coding sequence ATGACGGATCAGCTACTGTTTCTGCGAAAAGGTGAACTTGTGGAAAACGGTTCGCTTAGTTCGATAAAGGATAAGTACGCCAATCCGCGAATTCTGATTGAGTTTGAATCCACAACAGAAGCAGCGAGATTTTTGTCCCTTTCGACATGGACACTTGCATCAAAAGGAACATTTGTCAGTATTGACCCGGTGCAACAGAACATCAGCATGTCAGAAGTGCTCGCTGTTTTGCATGGGGATTCTTTCCGCATACGGAAAGTGGAGTGGCAGACAGCAAGTCTAGAGGAGATTTTCATGAAAGTGGTGATGTCGTCATGA
- the proS gene encoding proline--tRNA ligase has translation MFREEISVSNQQNDFSKWYIDTIQKADLMDYTPVRGCIAFKPDGYEIWEHIQDEMNKRFKETGHRNAYFPMLIPESFFEKEKDHIEGFSPELPWVTEAAGEKLEERLALRPTSETMIGHLYSDWIKSYRDLPVLINQWANVFRWEKKTLPFIRTSEFLWQEGHTAHVDEEEARAETMQMLNIYKEVVEELLAIPVYDGQKTPSERFAGAVDTYSIEAMMKDGKAVQAGTSHYLGTKFAEAFDIKYLTKENRHEFVHTTSWGTSTRLIGSVIMVHGDEQGLVLPPRVAPTQVVLIPVGPWKKNPAIMEKLDAIFKELKAKGIRVRLDDSDQSPGYKFNEWELKGVPVRVELGPRDLENDQALMKARDADEKVAVDLAKLVESIEQELQTMQTRLLEKARAFRAEHSHTHIDTLDELKKHIGDSSDKGEIPGWILAGWCGDDDCEEHVKEETKFTTRNIPFNPPAEKSACINCGNDAKHTVWFARAY, from the coding sequence ATGTTTAGGGAGGAAATTAGTGTGAGCAATCAGCAAAACGATTTTTCAAAATGGTATATTGATACGATTCAGAAGGCAGATTTGATGGATTACACACCAGTCCGCGGCTGTATCGCATTCAAACCGGATGGGTACGAAATTTGGGAGCATATCCAGGATGAGATGAACAAACGCTTTAAAGAAACAGGTCACCGAAATGCATACTTCCCGATGTTAATTCCTGAATCATTCTTTGAGAAGGAAAAGGATCATATCGAAGGGTTTTCACCTGAACTGCCATGGGTTACGGAAGCGGCAGGCGAAAAGCTGGAAGAGCGTTTGGCACTTCGTCCGACGTCTGAAACAATGATCGGTCATTTGTATTCGGATTGGATTAAGAGCTACCGCGACTTGCCGGTATTAATTAACCAATGGGCAAACGTGTTCCGTTGGGAGAAGAAGACATTGCCATTCATCCGTACATCAGAATTTTTATGGCAAGAAGGGCATACAGCACATGTTGACGAAGAGGAAGCACGTGCAGAAACGATGCAAATGTTGAACATTTATAAAGAAGTTGTTGAGGAATTGTTGGCGATTCCTGTCTATGACGGTCAGAAGACGCCTTCAGAACGTTTTGCGGGTGCGGTTGATACGTATTCCATCGAAGCGATGATGAAGGACGGGAAGGCCGTTCAAGCGGGTACATCACACTACTTAGGAACGAAATTTGCTGAAGCATTCGACATCAAGTATTTGACGAAAGAAAACCGACATGAATTCGTCCATACAACATCATGGGGTACGTCTACACGTCTGATTGGTTCTGTCATTATGGTTCACGGTGACGAGCAAGGGTTAGTGTTGCCGCCACGTGTAGCACCGACACAAGTTGTGCTCATCCCGGTTGGTCCGTGGAAGAAAAACCCTGCCATCATGGAGAAGCTTGACGCGATTTTCAAAGAATTGAAAGCAAAAGGCATCCGTGTACGGTTGGATGATTCCGATCAATCCCCTGGGTATAAGTTTAATGAGTGGGAACTAAAAGGTGTTCCTGTCCGCGTTGAACTCGGACCACGGGATCTTGAGAATGACCAGGCGCTAATGAAAGCACGTGACGCAGATGAGAAAGTCGCTGTCGATTTGGCGAAATTGGTTGAGAGCATCGAGCAGGAACTGCAAACAATGCAAACACGCTTGCTTGAAAAGGCGCGCGCATTCCGTGCGGAGCATTCGCATACACATATCGACACATTGGATGAGTTGAAAAAGCATATTGGTGATTCATCTGACAAAGGTGAAATCCCAGGATGGATTTTAGCTGGCTGGTGTGGCGATGATGATTGTGAAGAGCATGTGAAGGAAGAGACGAAATTTACGACACGTAATATTCCGTTCAACCCTCCAGCTGAAAAGTCGGCATGCATTAATTGTGGGAATGATGCGAAGCACACTGTGTGGTTTGCAAGAGCTTACTAA
- a CDS encoding EamA family transporter — protein sequence MKNWMYPLLVIIGASSYGILSTITKLAILDGFTAAQAVTGQYYIGFLLAVILYITFKRKLPEFGGGYTLIVAGLFTALTGTVYGKAISYMPASLAVVMLFQFTWIGMLFDCIAHKRFPQRIEIISLFFLLGGTIFAAGVFDADLSGIPWQGWAWGMAAAVSFSAFLFMNSRQVEGMDMLTRLLFMSFFAAIAITFFQEPQILWNGTLAEGLWIYGLILGIFGIVLPILLFSIGIPKVGAGTASILSAIELPVAVTASVILLHEHMTVLQIVGIVIILVGMTLPSIGHRKGKMRKEISHDPLG from the coding sequence ATGAAAAACTGGATGTATCCGTTGCTCGTCATTATTGGCGCAAGCAGCTATGGAATTCTTTCCACAATAACTAAATTGGCTATACTAGACGGGTTTACAGCTGCCCAAGCAGTAACAGGTCAATATTATATCGGATTTTTGTTAGCTGTTATTCTGTACATAACGTTTAAAAGAAAACTCCCGGAATTCGGTGGCGGATATACGTTAATCGTTGCAGGACTATTCACCGCATTGACTGGAACTGTATACGGCAAAGCAATTAGCTATATGCCGGCATCTCTTGCAGTCGTCATGCTGTTCCAATTTACATGGATTGGTATGCTTTTCGACTGTATCGCACACAAACGTTTTCCCCAGCGAATCGAAATCATTTCGCTGTTCTTTTTATTAGGAGGAACGATTTTTGCTGCCGGAGTCTTCGATGCTGATCTCAGCGGCATCCCGTGGCAAGGATGGGCGTGGGGAATGGCCGCTGCTGTGAGTTTTTCCGCTTTTCTTTTCATGAATTCGCGACAGGTAGAAGGAATGGATATGCTGACGCGATTACTGTTCATGTCCTTCTTCGCTGCGATTGCCATCACGTTCTTCCAAGAACCTCAAATTCTTTGGAACGGCACATTAGCAGAAGGCTTATGGATATACGGATTGATTTTAGGCATATTCGGCATCGTCCTTCCGATTCTGCTATTCTCGATTGGCATTCCGAAAGTCGGGGCGGGTACGGCTTCTATCTTAAGCGCGATTGAATTGCCGGTTGCAGTGACTGCTTCCGTCATTTTATTACACGAACATATGACGGTATTGCAGATAGTAGGCATTGTCATCATCCTCGTCGGTATGACTTTACCAAGTATTGGACATCGTAAAGGGAAGATGCGTAAGGAGATTTCACATGACCCACTCGGGTGA
- a CDS encoding cytochrome c oxidase assembly protein yields MPTIGLLLTGHLSWNWLLLGSLVFVVGCYLFLVNKQTELRLTSQQPIVFIVGIVLSYIIIGSPLAVISYLSFSLHMLQMSILYFIIPPLLLLGIPLSLYQKLLSIPIVHKFPRIRHASRTFLYLFAVLFLLYHLPFLLTVLVKTPILKSLYLFILFLLSFGMWWPMVSPDPQQRLPVAEMKRYAMTSGYILLPACLLFILTAFMDAGNNPLLNQLVVHLCLPPDLGASDVLPSPFNTKYDQALSGFLMLGLHKASLVMVVKLEGKVQE; encoded by the coding sequence ATGCCAACTATAGGGCTACTGCTAACCGGACATTTGTCATGGAACTGGCTACTATTAGGAAGCTTGGTTTTTGTAGTTGGATGTTATTTATTTTTAGTTAATAAACAAACCGAACTCAGATTGACTAGCCAACAACCAATCGTTTTTATTGTTGGAATTGTTCTTTCCTATATCATCATCGGAAGCCCTCTAGCTGTCATTAGCTATCTATCTTTCAGCTTGCACATGTTGCAAATGAGTATCCTGTATTTCATCATCCCACCACTTCTCTTACTCGGTATTCCACTGTCGCTTTATCAAAAGCTATTGTCTATTCCGATAGTCCATAAGTTTCCTCGTATTCGACATGCTTCTAGAACCTTCCTCTACCTATTCGCAGTGCTGTTTTTGCTGTATCATTTGCCATTCCTGCTAACTGTTTTAGTGAAAACACCTATTCTAAAGAGTTTATATTTATTTATATTGTTCCTCCTATCCTTTGGCATGTGGTGGCCGATGGTTTCGCCGGATCCTCAACAAAGGCTGCCTGTTGCTGAAATGAAGCGCTATGCCATGACTAGTGGGTATATCCTTCTTCCTGCCTGCCTTTTATTCATACTAACCGCCTTTATGGATGCCGGAAATAATCCGTTGCTAAATCAACTTGTCGTCCATTTATGTCTGCCTCCTGACTTAGGAGCTTCAGATGTATTGCCATCGCCATTCAACACGAAATACGATCAGGCGCTGTCCGGATTCCTTATGCTCGGGTTGCACAAAGCCAGTTTGGTCATGGTCGTGAAACTTGAAGGAAAAGTGCAGGAATAA
- a CDS encoding GatB/YqeY domain-containing protein, which translates to MLKTTVFEQLKTAMREKDTLSKGVLTLLKSGLDSAEKEKGDVLTEEEEIAIVNREVKQTNQALDGAKQAQREDLIEQEEKKLELLKTFLPKQLSEEEVKTLLSEAGVTKGMNMGEAMKIAKPALAGKTDGATMSKAVKDLI; encoded by the coding sequence ATGTTAAAGACAACTGTGTTTGAACAACTAAAAACAGCAATGAGGGAGAAAGACACACTATCTAAAGGTGTGCTCACACTTCTGAAATCAGGTTTGGATTCCGCTGAAAAGGAAAAAGGGGATGTCTTAACGGAAGAAGAGGAAATCGCAATCGTCAACCGTGAAGTTAAACAGACGAACCAGGCACTAGATGGCGCGAAGCAGGCACAGCGTGAGGACTTAATCGAGCAAGAAGAGAAGAAACTGGAATTATTAAAGACATTCTTGCCGAAACAACTAAGCGAAGAAGAAGTGAAAACACTGCTTTCGGAAGCAGGAGTTACTAAGGGCATGAACATGGGAGAAGCCATGAAGATTGCCAAACCGGCACTAGCAGGAAAAACAGATGGCGCAACGATGTCGAAGGCTGTTAAAGACTTGATCTGA
- a CDS encoding ABC transporter permease: MKNMGVLVQKELREHSRNYKLYWIPIVFMIFGILEPVTNYYLPQIMESVGNLPAGSDFMWPQFQGADIFVSLMGQYQLIGILIIILAFMGAISSERKNGTATLLYVRPISFSSYFFSKWLVVNAIVLGSLWIGFLAAWYYIRILFGPVAIGDVLTFIGTYSVWIVFAVTVVLSLSAWLSTSAAAGLSILILLVIQILETVIGTYWMVSPWKLATYATYPLQGQVFESGYWMSLILTVFLIVVLFSLGAYMAKRNAAKTTV, encoded by the coding sequence ATGAAAAACATGGGTGTACTCGTGCAAAAAGAACTGCGCGAACATAGTAGGAACTATAAGCTGTACTGGATTCCAATTGTATTCATGATCTTTGGCATACTGGAACCCGTCACAAATTATTATCTTCCTCAGATCATGGAAAGTGTCGGCAACTTGCCGGCGGGATCCGATTTCATGTGGCCTCAATTCCAAGGGGCAGATATTTTCGTTTCGTTGATGGGGCAATATCAGTTGATCGGTATTCTTATTATCATCCTTGCGTTCATGGGCGCGATTTCGAGTGAACGAAAAAACGGTACAGCAACGCTTTTGTATGTTCGTCCTATATCATTTTCGAGTTATTTTTTCAGTAAGTGGCTTGTTGTTAATGCAATTGTACTTGGCAGCTTGTGGATAGGTTTTTTAGCCGCCTGGTATTACATCCGGATTTTATTCGGTCCGGTTGCAATAGGGGACGTCTTAACGTTTATCGGAACGTATAGTGTATGGATTGTCTTTGCGGTTACAGTCGTCCTGTCGTTAAGTGCCTGGCTTTCAACCAGTGCTGCTGCGGGTCTATCTATTCTCATTCTGCTTGTCATTCAAATCCTGGAGACCGTAATAGGCACGTATTGGATGGTTTCACCGTGGAAATTGGCCACTTATGCAACCTATCCACTGCAGGGCCAAGTGTTTGAGTCAGGTTATTGGATGAGTCTAATTCTGACAGTGTTCTTAATTGTCGTGTTGTTTTCTCTTGGCGCATACATGGCGAAACGCAATGCTGCAAAAACAACTGTGTAA
- a CDS encoding gluconate 2-dehydrogenase subunit 3 family protein produces MADNPNDLTEYKGMSRRTFMKNTGLVAGGVVGGGLLGGLLTNQMQQKPEVQSTTESGQIQDARVFFSRGQDFAILSAATERIFPKDDIGPGAIELGIPYFIDKQLSTEWGINAKEYMKGPFAVYTTNTGNHNVTKNQDKQGPNAETQVPAPTPRYQSKMTRSEIFVTGLREMDNVAQQEFGESFVKLTGEQQDDVLRMFEEGKVELKGIGSKNFFNLLLQTTIEGAYADPVYGGNKNMMGWKMKEYPGPRASYMAQIEVDEFVKLEPQSLRNYQGH; encoded by the coding sequence ATGGCAGATAATCCGAACGATTTGACTGAATATAAAGGAATGAGCCGCCGTACGTTCATGAAGAATACAGGCCTAGTCGCGGGTGGAGTAGTCGGAGGCGGATTACTAGGTGGCCTGTTGACAAACCAAATGCAACAGAAGCCGGAAGTCCAGTCCACAACGGAGAGTGGTCAGATCCAAGATGCCCGCGTGTTTTTTAGTCGCGGACAAGACTTTGCTATTTTATCGGCGGCAACTGAACGTATTTTCCCGAAGGACGATATAGGTCCAGGAGCAATCGAGCTTGGTATTCCGTACTTTATTGACAAACAATTGAGCACAGAGTGGGGTATTAATGCAAAAGAATATATGAAAGGTCCATTTGCCGTCTATACGACGAATACGGGCAATCATAATGTCACGAAAAACCAAGATAAACAAGGACCGAACGCTGAAACACAAGTACCTGCTCCGACACCGCGTTACCAATCGAAAATGACACGAAGTGAAATTTTCGTCACAGGTCTTCGTGAAATGGATAATGTTGCGCAACAGGAGTTTGGTGAAAGTTTTGTCAAGCTTACCGGTGAACAGCAAGATGACGTGCTTCGCATGTTCGAGGAAGGGAAAGTCGAATTGAAAGGTATTGGCTCTAAGAACTTCTTCAATCTGCTTTTGCAAACGACAATTGAAGGCGCGTATGCGGATCCCGTGTATGGTGGAAATAAAAATATGATGGGTTGGAAGATGAAGGAATACCCGGGCCCACGTGCTAGTTATATGGCTCAAATTGAAGTGGATGAGTTCGTAAAGTTGGAACCACAAAGTTTAAGAAATTATCAAGGTCATTAA
- a CDS encoding PLD nuclease N-terminal domain-containing protein: MEELSTIPWNLILPILILQLVLMVVALVDLARHRRANGPIIMWVLIVIFVGTVGPILYFIFGRRQS, from the coding sequence ATGGAAGAACTTTCAACAATCCCTTGGAATCTAATCTTGCCAATACTAATCCTTCAGTTAGTTTTGATGGTTGTTGCATTGGTAGACTTGGCGCGCCATCGACGTGCAAATGGCCCAATCATCATGTGGGTTTTGATTGTCATATTTGTCGGTACGGTAGGGCCGATTCTCTATTTCATCTTCGGGAGGAGGCAATCGTGA
- a CDS encoding RNA polymerase sigma factor, producing the protein MEQHHWVQQIQSGDPVAFRKFYEAYANGAIRTASAITRNRELAKDAVQETFIRVFRQIGSYDPALPFDPWFYRILTNECLRLMDKETLLVKVEPANLEDNPTLAEESFDQLSNLYDVIQSLDNHHRIPLILKYVKGFSEKEIAGILNVNQNTLKSRLFKARKQLKLRLDLPGEEDVTR; encoded by the coding sequence GTGGAACAACATCATTGGGTCCAACAAATACAGTCAGGCGACCCAGTCGCTTTCCGAAAGTTTTACGAAGCGTATGCCAATGGCGCAATTCGGACGGCTTCGGCCATTACCCGAAACCGCGAATTGGCGAAAGATGCCGTACAAGAAACATTCATCCGGGTGTTTCGGCAAATCGGCAGTTATGATCCGGCACTACCTTTTGATCCATGGTTTTATCGGATACTGACAAACGAGTGCCTGCGGTTGATGGATAAGGAAACATTACTCGTGAAGGTAGAGCCAGCGAACCTTGAGGATAACCCGACGCTTGCAGAGGAATCGTTCGATCAGTTATCGAACCTGTATGACGTCATCCAGTCCTTGGACAATCACCACCGGATCCCTCTCATCTTGAAGTATGTAAAGGGATTTTCAGAAAAAGAGATCGCGGGCATTTTAAACGTCAATCAAAACACGCTCAAGTCGCGATTATTTAAAGCAAGAAAGCAGTTAAAGTTACGGTTGGACTTACCTGGAGAGGAGGATGTGACCCGATGA
- a CDS encoding alanyl-tRNA editing protein, protein MLKDRIYYKDAYRQTFTSRILHTGTDEQGRPYAVLDNTAFYPTGGGQPHDTGTIDGIAVTDVEEFDGEIRHFLESALHSKDEVEGLIDWERRFDHMQQHAGQHILTAAFVELFGFPTISFHLGKGLVSIDLDVENISQQQLTAAENLANQIILENRPIETTFITEDELKNYNLRKQPSVTDEIRLVIIPEFDYNGCGGTHPDSTSEIGLLKIISTEKQKRKVRVQFACGNRILQQLHRKHEELSAASKLLSAPEDGIATAIEKLLESNRIAEKALVDAKENLLTYEAKELLAEQTDSIVKATFTHRTVQELQQLARLLVGEGNDSVIALLAAENEDKLQFVAARGVSATASMKMVSATVLPTINGKGGGNDTFVQGGGEKTISVVDLANLMESSILN, encoded by the coding sequence ATGTTAAAAGACCGAATCTATTACAAAGACGCCTATCGACAAACATTCACTTCCCGTATTTTACATACCGGTACTGATGAACAAGGGAGACCTTATGCCGTACTCGACAATACCGCTTTCTATCCGACGGGTGGAGGACAGCCCCACGATACGGGCACAATTGACGGGATTGCTGTCACGGATGTCGAGGAGTTCGATGGAGAAATCCGTCACTTTCTTGAAAGTGCACTTCATTCAAAAGATGAAGTGGAAGGTTTAATCGATTGGGAACGCCGCTTCGATCATATGCAGCAACACGCAGGTCAGCATATTTTGACGGCTGCGTTTGTTGAACTGTTCGGGTTTCCAACAATCAGCTTCCATTTGGGCAAAGGCCTTGTCTCCATTGATCTTGACGTAGAAAATATTTCACAACAGCAATTGACAGCTGCCGAGAATCTAGCAAATCAAATTATTCTCGAAAACCGTCCCATTGAAACGACTTTCATTACAGAAGATGAACTGAAAAATTATAATTTACGTAAACAACCATCTGTCACCGACGAAATCCGTCTTGTCATCATCCCTGAGTTTGACTACAACGGCTGTGGTGGGACACACCCGGACTCGACAAGTGAAATCGGTTTGTTGAAAATCATTTCGACAGAAAAACAGAAACGGAAAGTCCGCGTACAATTTGCTTGTGGCAACCGTATTCTTCAGCAACTGCACCGGAAACACGAAGAACTGTCTGCCGCTTCAAAGTTGTTAAGCGCACCAGAAGATGGCATCGCAACCGCTATTGAGAAACTCCTTGAATCAAATCGAATTGCTGAAAAAGCATTGGTTGATGCGAAGGAAAATCTGTTGACATACGAGGCGAAAGAATTGTTGGCTGAGCAAACAGATTCGATTGTAAAGGCCACCTTCACACATCGTACTGTGCAGGAACTTCAACAATTAGCACGTCTGCTTGTCGGAGAAGGAAATGATTCAGTCATTGCGCTTCTCGCCGCCGAAAACGAAGACAAACTTCAATTTGTAGCAGCCCGAGGCGTGTCTGCTACTGCCAGCATGAAAATGGTGTCTGCAACCGTTCTGCCTACTATTAATGGCAAAGGCGGTGGCAATGATACGTTTGTTCAAGGTGGCGGAGAAAAAACGATCTCTGTTGTTGACCTTGCCAATTTAATGGAATCCAGCATCCTTAATTAA
- a CDS encoding c-type cytochrome produces the protein MRKTSTLVLGFLLVVAFAMIGAMAYQLKANKEATNDSGAPIEETPTQVAGIVHNPPSLDDVPDGPLGEAILRGYELTNDTSNVLRSEAATTADGEARVNELSCTSCHAGAGMDEEVSSLVGMASVYPMYIGRSGQIVTLEERINGCMVRSMDGQKFADDDEDLDAMVAYLAYISEGIPVGAELPWRHLSNMDDVPVPSIADGEELYQKSCIACHAADGSGTGSNTGPALWGEGSFNDGAGIARMSKMAGYIQNNMPIGAAGTLTDQESSDLAAYILSQDRPEWKNHAKDWPHGGRPSDIMTKDKRDAIKDGTIDWNEVLGKN, from the coding sequence ATGAGAAAAACATCTACACTCGTTCTAGGATTCCTATTAGTTGTCGCGTTTGCAATGATTGGTGCGATGGCGTATCAGCTAAAGGCCAACAAAGAAGCAACGAACGACAGCGGAGCACCAATTGAAGAAACACCGACACAAGTAGCGGGCATTGTACATAATCCACCATCTTTGGATGATGTACCGGACGGCCCATTGGGAGAAGCCATTTTACGTGGTTATGAATTAACGAATGACACATCGAACGTCTTAAGAAGTGAGGCGGCAACTACTGCAGACGGTGAAGCACGAGTCAATGAACTGTCATGTACAAGCTGTCACGCAGGAGCAGGTATGGATGAAGAAGTATCTTCCTTAGTCGGAATGGCTTCGGTTTATCCGATGTACATTGGTCGTTCTGGCCAGATTGTCACATTGGAAGAACGTATCAACGGTTGTATGGTAAGAAGTATGGACGGACAGAAATTTGCGGATGACGACGAAGATCTAGACGCAATGGTCGCTTATTTGGCGTACATTTCTGAAGGCATTCCCGTAGGTGCGGAATTACCTTGGCGCCATTTAAGCAATATGGATGATGTGCCGGTTCCTAGTATTGCTGATGGGGAAGAATTGTATCAGAAATCATGTATTGCTTGTCACGCCGCTGACGGTTCAGGAACAGGTTCTAATACAGGACCAGCTTTATGGGGCGAAGGTTCATTTAACGACGGTGCGGGTATTGCAAGAATGTCGAAAATGGCTGGTTATATCCAGAACAACATGCCGATTGGCGCAGCAGGCACATTGACTGACCAAGAATCGAGTGATTTGGCTGCATACATCCTTTCGCAAGACCGTCCTGAATGGAAAAACCATGCTAAAGATTGGCCGCATGGTGGACGTCCTTCCGATATTATGACGAAGGATAAGCGTGACGCCATTAAAGACGGTACAATTGATTGGAATGAAGTGCTCGGCAAGAATTAA
- a CDS encoding zinc ribbon domain-containing protein YjdM yields MSTLPNCPKCNSEYTYEDGNQFVCPECAYEWTAASEVEEQEEKVYRDSNGNVLKDGDTITVIKDLKVKGSSNVVKMGTRVKNIKLVDGDHDIDCKIDGFGQMQLKTEFVKKI; encoded by the coding sequence ATGAGTACTTTACCAAATTGCCCAAAATGTAATTCGGAATACACATATGAAGATGGCAATCAGTTTGTCTGCCCTGAATGTGCATATGAATGGACAGCAGCATCTGAAGTGGAAGAACAGGAAGAAAAAGTATACCGCGATTCAAATGGAAACGTCTTGAAGGACGGCGATACAATTACCGTCATTAAAGACTTGAAAGTGAAAGGCAGTTCCAATGTCGTCAAGATGGGAACACGCGTGAAAAACATCAAACTAGTTGATGGTGATCATGACATCGATTGCAAGATCGACGGTTTCGGTCAGATGCAATTGAAAACTGAATTCGTCAAGAAGATTTAA